The Candidatus Acidiferrales bacterium genomic interval GGTAGATAATCGGCGGGATTTGTGGAGAACTCGAGCATGGCACTGTCCGACACGTAAAGGTCGACGTCATCTTCAAGATGGATCGCGCCGGTTAGAAAAATTCCTTTCGGCACAACAACCCTGCCGCCGCCTGACCTTGAACATTCTTCAACCGCCTTGTTGATCGATTCGGTGCAGAGAGTCTTTCCATCGCCGACTGCGCCGTAGTCTGTTATCTTGAAATCACGATCTGGAAAAGCGGGCGGGATAATTTGTTTGAGTATTTCCGGGACCTTGCTCCATCCCGATTCCTCATCGACCGTTTTGCCGCCGCCGGAATTGGAAAAGTGGGAGCCGGCACTTAACAAAAACAACCATGCTAAAATGAAAACTGAAATTACATGGTGATAATTTATTTTCTTTGAAACTCTTTTGAACTTGAAAAGCATCTTAACCTTCTAGAAAACGTTAACGAACTTTATTGTCGGACGACGGCGCTGGTGTCAGCATCAGCCCCGTATTTTACCGGGATCTTTGCCGAAGAAATGTCGGTGCCGATGAGCCTTATGTTCGACGAATTCTTCCCGCTGACATACAGAAAAACATCCGCAGTTTTCGGACAAAAACCTTTATCTATTACAAAATCCTTGCTTTCGGAAAGCGAGAAGACATTTCCTTTCCTGGGGAGAATCTCGTCGTTCTTCAAAGTGAAGCCCGATGCAAAGTTCGACTCAAAGCCTTTATCGGCAGCTATGTACGAATCAGAAATCGTGATGTCATGGACCGGCATTTCAGGCAGGCCGGCCACGCGGATGGCCTGTTTCGCACCGTCGCAGTAAACGCTGTCGATATAAAAATTCTGAAAGATCGGTGTCCTGTCATTGACAGGCTGGGGACTGAAATTCTTTGGCGGCGCGCCTTCACCGGGAGCGTTCCCTTCATAATACGTGTCGAATAGTATCGCCTCGTCTACGATGTCCTTCATGTAAATGTGATCGACATAGACATTCTTCACCAGCGCGCCTCTTCCCCTGGAACTCTTAAATCTCAAACCTATATCGGTGCCGACATAATCGCAATTCTTCACCGAGATATTTTCCATCCCTCCGTCGGTATTGCTCCCGATGACAAAGCCGCCGTGGGCATGGTACACGACGCAATCTGCAATGACGACGTTCTTCAGCGATGGACTGCTTACGTTTTTTCTCAAACTTGATTTCATGCAGATGCCGTCGTCGCCGGCAGTCACCGTGCATTTATAAACGAGCACATTTCTGCATGCGCTTATGTCGATTGCGTCGCTGTTCTGCGCCCAGTATTCGTTGTTAATTTTCACGTTTCTGACAACTACATCTTCACACCAGTTGGGATACAGTGCATATGATGGAGAATCTTCGAAAGTCGTGCCGTCGAACAGAACTTTCCTGCAATCTATAAACAGAACGAGAACCGGACGCAAGAAATCTCTGGCGGGTAGAAAATCCCGAGCCGCCAATTCGTCCTTGCTCTTCGTCGTCCTGAGATTCTTCAGGTATTGTTCACCGTTCTCAGCTTCCTGGGACGGCCACCACATGGAGCCGTCTTGAGTGACCACGCCGCCGAATTTCAATAATTCTTTCCAGAGTGTGGGCGAAACCTTGTTGCTCTTCACAGGCCTCCACGTGATACCGTTCCCGTCCACGAGACCGGATCCGGTGATGGCCACATTTTCAAGACCTATTCCAAATATCGGAGACTCGACAACCCATCCCCGCCCTGGTACGCTCACGATCGGATAATCCTCATGGTTACGGCTGAATTCGACAACGGCTCCTCTATTGAGATGCAGATTGACGTTGCTCTTCATTTGAATAGGTCCGGTCAGCCATAACCCCGCCGGGATTACAACTGTGCCGCCACCGGCCGAGGAGCATGAGTCGATAGATTTCTGAATCGCGGCGGTATTCATCGAATGCCCGTCGCCGACTGCGCCATAGTCCTTTACGTTGAATATCTTGTTCGGAAAGTCGGGCAATTGTATTGCAGGCATCTCAAAAGGAAGATTTGAAGTGTATTTCTCGACTTCATCTCTGATCTCTTGAGCTGTTGCCGCAGAAACCGAAATCAGAACTGCAGCTAAAGCGAGAAAGACAAAAACATGCCGAGAATTTTTCATACCATTACTATTGAACAAGGTTCTCCCGATTTTGATGGTACACCGTCATCCCCCTCTCTTTTGGAAAGAGAGGGGGATGATGAAGTGGTTTAGTTTGTTACTTCAGCATCAATCCCGCCAATAGAAGGCGGATTTCTGAAAATATGTTTTTGAATCATTTAATCATCAACATTTTGCCTACTATCACCTGATTGCCGACGCTCAATCTCGCGAAATAAACTCCACTGGAGTAAGTGGAACCGTCGAAGAGTTCCTCATAGTAGCCGGCTTTCAGGTTCTGGTCGACAATGGTAGCGACCTTCTGCCCTAAATCGTTGTAGATCGTCAACGCCACATGTGCATTCTTCGGCACCGCGATTTGTATGGTGGTCGTTGGGTTGAACGGGTTCGGATAGTTTCCGATCGCTATCTTCGTCGGAATGCCGCTCGGCTTCTCATGTAATCCGACTATCGTACCGAATCCCGCTCCGTAAATTCCGTAGGCAGTCACTCCCGATTCAGTCACATAGTTTCCGGAATCTGCAGAAGCATGAGATTGAGTGGCATTCAACGCAGCCCATGGATCACTAAGTGCCGGTTTTCCGATGAGCGTAACGGGACTGTTAACAGCCAGAGCTTCCTTCGCGTAGACCGTAAGGTCGAAGGTGCCGGTAGGAGTTCCGCTCGCATTAACTGTCCAATAGCCGCCGTTCCAATAGCCGGTTATCCCGCTCGGGAAAACCGAACCGCCCGGATCGGAAGCTGTAAATGAAGCCGTCAGGTCAGACGAAGCTGAAGGGGCCGTTGTGAAATCGAGAGCAACGCCATGGTACGCCGACTGGTCTCCAATTGGGAACAGGTAAGAACCCGTTGCACTATCCGCACGGGTCAGAGAGCCGATGACATACGACGCGCTGTCCCCGACCACGGCATTAGCTTTCTTGTTTGTCAAGGTAAGCGTCTGGGAGCCCGGTTCGAGTTTGCCGCCCGTGTTCAGCGTCAAAGTTCCCGTTACTGTCTCATTCGCGCCCAGCACGACAACAGCGGAGTCGCTGACGGTTAAATCATTCATCGTCGGAGGAAGAGCAGCTCCGGCCGCCTGTGTGGCAGTGCCGCTCCCGTTGTAAGCATAGCTTCCCGTGGTGGGGAGTGATTTTGTGCCGGATACCTGGATGCTTCCGATCGTGGTATCAATTCCGTTCACGTTTGCAGTACCAAGCGTTCCGCCCGGTTCGAGAACAAAATTCTGCAAACCCTTCAACGTATCCGACGGTCCGAATAAAAGTTTTCCGTAGACAACGAAGGCTCCGTTCCCGCTCGGTGCGCTTGGACAGTTAAAATTCCATGACTTGCCGCCGGTGAACTGCACGGTCGAATTCGGACCGACGGTATCGCACAGAGTAATCAGATGAGTCGAGGAAGAGAACGAAACTGATTTACCAAGCGAAACAGTCTGAGGCCCGTTTCCGACAAAATTGATCGCAAAAGTTTCTCCATTGGAGTTTGTGGCAAAGGCAGCGTTGGTGTCCACGCTAAAGTTTCCGCCGATATTTATAATGCCTGTGTTAGCCGAGTTATTG includes:
- a CDS encoding T9SS type A sorting domain-containing protein encodes the protein MKRAEKHFTMSEGALERFFVIFQLSALVLLFQAGSIMAQPISSNGTGGGAWGSSSTWAGGSPAPGPGNDVTIVTGDSVYTSGPVSCASLTIQPGAKLALNVGKLTMTGDFSIGANAWFYDNDSLKAWPDNATSYTIDAASNFAVMGASAATLGSQSADSTFGNVYILARTPGLSFSANLTIKGDLIISDNTTSNAIRGISPSVRDNTGESLLTHHVMGNVRVIFGILSAVDGKFTTASSNPIGCIFNIDGNVTVGDYSNSTPQGRFGPFSSDDQGVPNFGEFNIGGNLSLVNGGRLHAGNSTSNNSANTGIINIGGNFSVDTNAAFATNSNGETFAINFVGNGPQTVSLGKSVSFSSSTHLITLCDTVGPNSTVQFTGGKSWNFNCPSAPSGNGAFVVYGKLLFGPSDTLKGLQNFVLEPGGTLGTANVNGIDTTIGSIQVSGTKSLPTTGSYAYNGSGTATQAAGAALPPTMNDLTVSDSAVVVLGANETVTGTLTLNTGGKLEPGSQTLTLTNKKANAVVGDSASYVIGSLTRADSATGSYLFPIGDQSAYHGVALDFTTAPSASSDLTASFTASDPGGSVFPSGITGYWNGGYWTVNASGTPTGTFDLTVYAKEALAVNSPVTLIGKPALSDPWAALNATQSHASADSGNYVTESGVTAYGIYGAGFGTIVGLHEKPSGIPTKIAIGNYPNPFNPTTTIQIAVPKNAHVALTIYNDLGQKVATIVDQNLKAGYYEELFDGSTYSSGVYFARLSVGNQVIVGKMLMIK
- a CDS encoding glycoside hydrolase family 28 protein, producing MKNSRHVFVFLALAAVLISVSAATAQEIRDEVEKYTSNLPFEMPAIQLPDFPNKIFNVKDYGAVGDGHSMNTAAIQKSIDSCSSAGGGTVVIPAGLWLTGPIQMKSNVNLHLNRGAVVEFSRNHEDYPIVSVPGRGWVVESPIFGIGLENVAITGSGLVDGNGITWRPVKSNKVSPTLWKELLKFGGVVTQDGSMWWPSQEAENGEQYLKNLRTTKSKDELAARDFLPARDFLRPVLVLFIDCRKVLFDGTTFEDSPSYALYPNWCEDVVVRNVKINNEYWAQNSDAIDISACRNVLVYKCTVTAGDDGICMKSSLRKNVSSPSLKNVVIADCVVYHAHGGFVIGSNTDGGMENISVKNCDYVGTDIGLRFKSSRGRGALVKNVYVDHIYMKDIVDEAILFDTYYEGNAPGEGAPPKNFSPQPVNDRTPIFQNFYIDSVYCDGAKQAIRVAGLPEMPVHDITISDSYIAADKGFESNFASGFTLKNDEILPRKGNVFSLSESKDFVIDKGFCPKTADVFLYVSGKNSSNIRLIGTDISSAKIPVKYGADADTSAVVRQ